The following coding sequences lie in one Apium graveolens cultivar Ventura chromosome 3, ASM990537v1, whole genome shotgun sequence genomic window:
- the LOC141715041 gene encoding uncharacterized protein LOC141715041, whose amino-acid sequence MGDETTHPPLMKRMSSSLWLLTMLQAMDPGRVLMTGTTFELKRGCKIMILRGFSIISNEVGIRRVTILANVKQKEGERLTSYFKRFNAESTLVRGATGETLKILLIAGLRVGTDFWKHLQGKDPVSLADVLAQEESFKTIEQSLSKSKKNDYTHNSKGRAKRRDRSASPDYRRNAHSPNRVNALNVQREWSPPPNYEKRVSNYTPLAASIDHIFVINKDRGIFKKPDHLTSWQCRDKKKYYEYHESTGHDTHKCRHLKDEIEELIKAGYLGEWIDKVEDVEKLAEVKFQRADSIRDFFGGHPFVGDSNRALEKNAREVRHLPLTNIHSLEDRPPKIFKGESADITFRERESRLVHHPHNDAMVITMLIGMMNVHRVFLDNRSSANILYYSTYKKLGFLDSDMNFEDGHVYGFTGEAVRVMGSIRLLVMLGKGVISVTQMIDFKVLDQDSVHNMLVGRPWLRAFRVITSIHHLIKFPTPNGVGSLRGSQYESRDCYHKAVKEFCRRRYEGKGLPFEDAADIQVKPNGEVYAHYFVERSRGIRD is encoded by the exons ATGGGAGACGAGACAACACACCCTCCACTGATGAAGCGCATGTCGTCGTCCTTATGGCTTCTCACAATGCTACAGGCAATGGATCCAGGACGCGTCCTCATGACTGGGACGACGTTTGAATTGAAGAGAGGGTGCAAAATAATGATCTTAAGAGGCTTCTCAATCATCTCGAATGAGGTAGG TATACGTCGTGTTACCATACTGGCCAATGTGAAACAAAAAGAAGGGGAACGCTTGACTTCATATTTCAAAAGGTTCAATGCAGAGTCTACCTTGGTGAGAGGCGCAACTGGAGAAACACTGAAAATACTTCTTATAGCTGGTCTGCGTGTAGGAACAGATTTCTGGAAACACTTGCAAGGAAAGGACCCTGTGTCGTTAGCTGATGTACTTGCGCAGGAAGAATCCTTCAAAACGATTGAGCAATCGCTTTCCAAGTCAAAAAAGAATGATTATACccataactccaaggggcgaGCTAAGAGGAGAGACAGATCCGCGAGTCCAGATTATCGGCGGAATGCCCACAGTCCTAATAGGGTGAATGCCTTGAACGTGCAAAGAGAGTGGAGTCCACCGCCGAACTATGAAAAAAGGGTGAGCAATTACACTCCGCTGGCAGCATCCATTGATCACATCTTTGTGATAAATAAGGACAGAGGAATCTTCAAGAAACCAGATCATTTGACTTCATGGCAGTGTAGAGACAAAAAAAAATATTACGAGTACCATGAGTCTACCGGTCATGACACCCACAAGTGTCGTCACCTAAAAGATGAGattgaagaattgatcaaggctgGATATCTGGGAGAGTGGATTGACAAG GTAGAGGACGTTGAAAAGCTAGCGGAGGTTAAGTTCCAAAGAGCTGATAGTATTAGGGATTTTTTTGGAGGACATCCATTTGTGGGAGATAGTAATCGGGCTCTCGAAAAAAATGCTAGAGAGGTGCGACATCTCCCACTCACCAACATTCATAGCTTGGAAGATAGACCTCCAAAAATATTCAAAGGGGAATCTGCTGATATTACTTTCAGAGAAAGAGAATCAAGATTGGTACATCATCCTCATAACGACGCTATGGTGATAACTATGCTCATTGGAATGATGAACGTGCATCGGGTCTTCTTGGACAATAGAAGCTCTGCTAACATCTTGTATTACAGCACATATAAGAAATTAGGTTTCCTGGACAGTGACATGAATTTTGAAGATGGACACGTCTACGGCTTTACTGGAGAAGCGGTGAGAGTTATGGGATCAATTAGGCTTCTTGTTATGCTTGGGAAAGGAGTTATATCTGTCACTCAGATGATAGACTTCAAAGTGTTGGATCAGGATTCCGTGCACAATATGCTGGTGGGAAGACCTTGGTTGCGAGCATTtagggtgataacctcgatacatcaTCTGATAAAGTTTCCAACACCTAACGGAGTAGGCAGTCTGAGGGGGTCGCAATACGAATCACGcgactgctatcacaaggctgtTAAAGAATTTTGCAGGAGAAGGTATGAAGGAAAAGGTCTTCCATTTGAAGATGCGGCGGACATTCAGGTAAAACCAAATGGAGAGGTTTATGCTCATTATTTTGTGGAAAGATCAAGAGGAATAAGAGACTAA